The nucleotide sequence TGGCTGGGCAGCTGGACATGCTGGGAAACGGTCAGTGTGCGCCAACTGAGGGTGGAGGCGGGCCGCGCCCCTCGCCACCTGAGCGCGCGTCTGCCCGCAGGCGTGCGGACCGGGCGCTGCGTACCTTATTACCACGGGTCCTCCAAGACCTGCGAGGTGTCGGGCTGGTGCCCGGTGGAAGACGGGGCCTCAGTCAGGTGTGCGCGCCCGGTGACCCCACCCACCTGGGACCAAACTGCTTCGCTCCTTTCTTCTCACCCACCGGGAGTCGGGATgtattgggggagggggaagggaaggacagagcagctgggaggctgggagaggctTTGGAAGGGAAGGGAGACTAAACACGCCCAGTCTGCCTCCTCAGCCAATTTCTCGGTACGATGGCCCCCAATTTCACCATCCTCATCAAGAACAGCATCCACTACCCCAAATTCCAGTTCTCCAAGTAAGAACCATTAGGGTGTGGTGACAAGGgatgggctggggtgggagttGCCTCTTGGAATGTGTTGTTTGGGGGAGCATGGCTTCTCAGCATCTGATGCCACTGGGCCTTGTCCTTAGGGGCAACATCGAGAACCGGAAGGATGGCTACCTGAAGCACTGCACATTCCATGAGGTCTCTGACCTCTACTGCCCCATTTTCAAGCTGGGCTACATCGTGGAGCAGGCAGGGGAAAACTTCACAGAGCTGGCACACACGGTGAGGGTGCCCGAGAGTGGGCAGGACAATCGTCTGGCCAGGTGCTGGCTGTCACCTGCATACAAAGGGTCTCGTTACAGCCCAGTCCCTTTTCAGTTTTGGCCAGCCCTGGCCCTGCTcgggcagaggaaagagaaacaagatCGGCTGACCCATCTGGGTGTGTGGCTGCTGCTAAATTATTGACTGCTGGTCACACAGTTGGCTGCTGGCACCCATCGTGCCTTGGTAGCAGGGCACTCAACAAGCCCCCTTCCCCAGTGAGCTGCCCTGGGCTGCCCAAGTATGCACCCCATGGGCAACCTCAGTAGGGCCCCAGGGCTGTTGAAGGTCCCCTGTGAGCCCGTCCTGACCTGTCTGTGTCCACTTCTGGGCAGGGTGGTGTCATTGGGGTCATTATCAACTGGGACTGTGACCTGGACCTTTCAGCGTCAGAGTGCAACCCCAAATACTCCTTCCGGAGGCTGGACCCCAAGCACATCCCAGCCTCATCCGGCTACAACTTCAGGTACTTTGGCTTTCAGATGCTAGGTCCTGGTCTGCCCTGGCTGTGGATGTTCAAGAACCAACAGGGCAGGTCCCCCAAAGCCCAGGGACGCCAGTAGTTGGTGGTCTTGGAGCCACCCCATTGGGCAATGGGTGCACCCCACTGTCATGCTTCCCAGGGCTCTTGCGCCCAGGTCATCCCATCTCAGGTACTGATGTGCTTCTGGGTCATCCTGCCCTAGGTTTGCCAAGTACTACAAAATAAATGACAGCATCACCCGCACACTCATCAAAGCCTACGGGATCCGCGTTGATGTCATCGTGCACGGACAGGTAGGTCAGCCCACCCTGCTCACATGGGATCCGGGCTGACCCAGTCTTGGTCTCCCCTACCACACCCCACGCCTCCCTTGGGCCCAATCCTATCTAAGGTAGTGCCTTTGCCCCCAGGCGGGGAAGTTCAGCCTGATTCCCACCATCATTAACCTGGCCACAGCGCTGACCTCCATCGGGGTGGTAAGAAAAACACACTAGGGTCGGGGATGGGTGTGTGGGGGCGAGATGGGGGCAGGTGCCAGGCCCTCATGCATCTGTCTTGCTGGCCTCAGGGCTCCTTCCTGTGCGACTGGATCTTGCTAACATTCATGAACAAAAACAAGGTCTACAGCCATAAGAAATTTGACAAGGTGTGTACTCCAAGGCACTCCTCAGGCAGCTGGCCTGTGACCCTGGCCCTTGTCTTGGGCCAGGCCCCTCCCCCACTCTATCCCTGCTCTACAGACCCAGGCCAGGCTGGCCAACTACAGGGTGAGGGGCAGAGTCAGGCCCGGGCTGTCCCACCCCCATGGCCTTGCTCCACCTCTGCCCCATCTGAGCAGATGGTGGATGCTCCCGAGCGGGGTGCGGGACCAGGGCTTTGCGCTTCCGAGCCTTCCCAACAGGACCGCGTGCTCACAGATGCCCGAGGTTTGGCCCAGCTCTGAGCCTACTTCCACCTTC is from Muntiacus reevesi chromosome 13, mMunRee1.1, whole genome shotgun sequence and encodes:
- the P2RX2 gene encoding P2X purinoceptor 2 isoform X1, which codes for MAAAEPKPPAGAAAAGRLARSCWSAFWDYETPKVIVVKNRRLGIVYRAVQLLILLYFVWYVFIVQKSYQDSETGPESSVITKVKGITLSEHKVWDVEEYVKPPEGGSVFSIITRIEVTPFQTLGTCAESMKVSNATCDSDEDCVAGQLDMLGNGVRTGRCVPYYHGSSKTCEVSGWCPVEDGASVSQFLGTMAPNFTILIKNSIHYPKFQFSKGNIENRKDGYLKHCTFHEVSDLYCPIFKLGYIVEQAGENFTELAHTGGVIGVIINWDCDLDLSASECNPKYSFRRLDPKHIPASSGYNFRFAKYYKINDSITRTLIKAYGIRVDVIVHGQAGKFSLIPTIINLATALTSIGVGSFLCDWILLTFMNKNKVYSHKKFDKMVDAPERGAGPGLCASEPSQQDRVLTDARGLAQL
- the P2RX2 gene encoding P2X purinoceptor 2 isoform X2, which translates into the protein MAAAEPKPPAGAAAAGRLARSCWSAFWDYETPKVIVVKNRRLGIVYRAVQLLILLYFVWYVFIVQKSYQDSETGPESSVITKVKGITLSEHKVWDVEEYVKPPEGGSVFSIITRIEVTPFQTLGTCAESMKVSNATCDSDEDCVAGQLDMLGNGVRTGRCVPYYHGSSKTCEVSGWCPVEDGASVSQFLGTMAPNFTILIKNSIHYPKFQFSKGNIENRKDGYLKHCTFHEVSDLYCPIFKLGYIVEQAGENFTELAHTGGVIGVIINWDCDLDLSASECNPKYSFRRLDPKHIPASSGYNFRFAKYYKINDSITRTLIKAYGIRVDVIVHGQVVPLPPGGEVQPDSHHH